From the genome of Streptomyces sp. NBC_00523:
CCGGTGGTCAACCCGGTCCGCCCCGACGGCACCTTCGAGGAGGATCTGCCGCTGGTCGGCGGGGTCTTCTTCAAGAAGGCCGACGAGGCGCTGACCGAGGACCTCAAGGACCGCGGCCTGCTCTTCCGCCACGTCCCGTACGAGCACAGCTACCCGCACTGCTGGCGCTGCCACACCGCGCTGCTGTACTACGCGCAGCCGTCCTGGTACATCCGCACCACGGCGGTCAAGGAGCGGCTGCTCCAGGAGAACGAGAAGACCAACTGGTTCCCGGACTCCGTCAAGCACGGCCGCTTCGGCGACTGGCTGACCAACAACGTCGACTGGGCGCTGTCCCGCAACCGCTACTGGGGCACCCCGCTGCCGATCTGGCGCTGCGAGGAGGGCCACCTCACCTGTGTCGGCTCACGCGCCGAACTGGGCGAGCTGTCCGGCACGGACCTCTCCGGCCTGGACCCGCACCGCCCGTTCATCGACGACGTCACCTTCGCCTGTACGCACGAGGGCTGCGGCCTGGAGGCGCGCCGCGTCCCGGAGGTCATCGACGCCTGGTACGACTCGGGCTCGATGCCGTTCGCGCAGTGGGGCTACCCGTACAAGAACAAGGAGATCTTCGAGAGCCGCTACCCGGCGCAGTTCATCTCGGAGGCCATCGACCAGACCCGCGGCTGGTTCTACACGCTGATGGCCGTCGGCACGCTCGTCTTCGACAAGTCGTCGTACGAGAACGTCGTCTGCCTGGGCCACATCCTCGCCGAGGACGGCCGGAAGATGTCCAAGCACCTGGGCAACATCCTCCAGCCCATCCCGCTCATGGACCAGCACGGCGCGGACGCGGTGCGCTGGTTCATGGCGGCGGGCGGCTCCCCCTGGGCGGCCCGGCGCGTGGGCCACGGCACGATCCAGGAGGTCGTCCGCAAGACGCTCCTCACGTACTGGAACACGGTGGCCTTCCAGGCCCTGTACGCCCGTACGTCGAGCTGGGCGCCCTCGGCCGCGGACCCGGCGCCCGCCGAGCGGACCGTCCTGGACCGCTGGCTGCTCGGCGAGCTGAACACGCTGGTCGACCAGGTCACGCAGGCGCTGGAGGGCTACGACACGCAGCGGGCCGGAAAGCTGCTGTCCGCGTTCGTGGACGACCTGTCCAACTGGTACGTGCGCCGCTCCCGGCGCCGCTTCTGGCAGGGCGACAAGGCGGCGCTGCGCACGCTGCACGAGGTGGTGGAGACCGTCACGCGGCTGATGGCCCCGCTGACCCCGTTCATCACCGAGCGGGTCTGGCAGGACCTGGTCGTGCCGGTCACCCCGGACGCGCCGGAGTCGGTCCACCTGTCGTCCTGGCCGAAGGCGGACCCGGCGGCGACCGACCCCGCGCTCTCGGTGCAGATGGCGCTGGTACGGCGTCTGGTCGAGCTGGGCCGGGCCACGCGGGCGGAGTCGGGCGTCAAGACCCGCCAGCCGCTGTCCCGGGCGCTGGTCGCGGCCTCGGGCTTCGAGGCCCTGTCCGCGGAGCTGCGCGCCCAGATCACGGAGGAGCTGAACGTCTCCTCGCTCGCCTCCCTCTCCGAGGTGGGCGGCTCGCTGGTCGACACCACGGCCAAGGCGAACTTCCGGGCGCTCGGCAAGCGCTTCGGCAAGGGCGTCCAGGCGGTGGCCAAGGCGGTCGCGAACGCGGACGCGGCGGCCCTGTCGCTCGCCCTGCGCGAGGGCACGGCGTCGGTGGAGGTGGACGGCGAGACGGTCACCCTCTCGCCGGACGAGGTGATCATCACGGAGACCCCGCGCGAGGGCTGGTCCGTCGCCTCGGACTCGGGCGCGACGGTCGCCCTGGACCTGGAGATCACCCCGGAGCTGCGGCGCGCGGGCCTGGCCCGTGACGCGATCCGCCTGATCCAGGAGGCCCGCAAGAACAGCGGCCTGGACGTCGCGGACCGCATCGCCGTCCGCTGGACCTCCACGTCCCCCGCGACGACGGAGGCCCTCACCGAGCACGCGACCCTGATCGCGGACGAGGTCCTGGCCCTGGACTACGCGGAGTCCGCCCCGGACACCACGTACGGCCCCCCCTTCGAGGACGAGGGCCTGTCCCTCACGTTCCACCTCCGCAAGGCGTAGCCGTAACCGGAGGGGCCCGGCCGGAGACCGTTCCGGCCGGGCCCTTTCCTGTTCCCCTACCCGCCCCTCTTCAGCCTCGCCGGCGTTTGAGGCGCGGGGTCTGGGGCGGAGCCCCAGTTCCGGGAAGGGGCGGGGGGAACAAGCCCCGTGCAGCGGACCGGGTACGCAAAAGGGCCGGGCCCCGGGGAAACCCCGGGGCCCGGCCCTCAGCCTGCCGACGGCTACGCGCTCAACGAGCGCGCCCCGCTCAGTTGTCGTCCTCGTCGATCAGAAACCCACGCATCGGCGACGGCGCCTGCTGCATCGGCTGCGGCGCCTGCGGCCGCACCGGCGCCATCGGCTGCGTCATCGCCGGCGACATCTGCTGCTGACCGCCGTACGACGGGGCACCGCCCATGGACGGGTTTCCGCCACCCATCGGCTGTCCGCCGTGGTTGCCGCCCATCGTGTGCCCCATGGCACCCGCACCGGCCGGAGCCAGCGAGGGCGACGGCGGCAGCGACGCGGCGGCCGGGGTGCGCGGCGGAGCCAGCGAGTCGTCCGCCTGGGTCTCCAGCTGACGCAGCTGGCTCTCCAGGTAGGACTTCAGACGCGTCCGGTACTCGCGCTCGAAGCCCCGCAGGTCCTCGACCTTGCGCTCCAGCGTCGCGCGGGCGGACTCCAGCGAGCCCATGGCCACGCGGTGCTTCTCCTGCGCGTCCCGCTCCAGCGCGTCCGCCTTGGCGCGGGCGTCCCGCTCCAGGCCCTCGGCGCGGCTGCGCGCCTCGCCGACGATCTTGTTGGCCTCGGAACGGGCCTCCGCGATCGCCTGGTCGGCGGTCTGCTGGGCCAGGGACAGGACACGGGCGGCGCTGTCGCCACCGGGGCCCTGCTGCTGCATCTGCGGCGGGGGCTGCATCTGCTGCATCTGCTGCTGCGGGTTGTGACCGCCCATGGGACCGCCCATCGGGCCGCCCATGGGGCCACCCTGCATCGGGCCGGGGCCGTGGGGGCCCTGCGGACCGGGGCCGTGCGGGCCCTGGGGGCCGTGACCGCTGGGACCGGCGGGCAGCTGAGGAGCACCACCGGGCAGCTGGGGGGGACCCATCTGCGGGGGCTGCTGCTGGACCGGCGGGCCCGATATGGCGGCGGGCACCGGGGCACCCGGCCGGTCCTGCTGCTCAGGCGGCTTACGCATGCCCTGCTGCTGGTTCTGCGCGGCGGCACGCGTGGCGGCGGCCAGCTTGGCACGCAGGTCCTCGTTCTCACGGAGCAGGCGGGTCAGCTCCGACTCGACCTCGTCGAGGAAGGCATCGACCTCGTCCTCGTCGTAGCCCTCTCGGAGGCGGACCGTCGTGAACTGCTTGTTCCGCACATCCTCGGGAGTCAGCGGCATCTCTTCTTCACCTCTACGTAGTCGTCGGCAGTCGGCAAGACCGTATCGCTCACAGCCTGACCACGATGCTGATCAGGATGGAAACGATGATCATCAGAACGAAGAAGGACAGGTCGAGTGCCACGCCCCCGAGACGCAGCGGCGGGATGAACCGCCGCAGGAGCTTGAGCGGTGGATCGGTGACCGTGTAGGTCGTCTCCAGGACGACCACCATCGGCTTGCCCGGCTGCCATGAACGTGCGAACTGGAAGACGTAGTCCATGACGAGCCGGAAGATCAGCACGATGAGGAAACACATCAACGCGATGTAGACAACACTTTGTGCGACGCCCATCTCTCGCGCTTCCCTCTCCCCTGGCTCTCGTAGCACCGGCCTCTCGGCCGGGTTGTTCCCGGTGTCGTGTTCTCAGCTCTGGTTGAAGAATCCGCCCTCTGCGATGCGGGCCTTGTCCTCCGCCGTGACATCGACGTTAGCAGGCGACAACAGGAACACCTTCTGTGTCACTCGCTCAATGCTGCCATGGAGACCGAAGACCAGTCCCGCGGCAAAGTCGACAAGTCGCTTTGCGTCCGTATCGTCCATCTCCGTGAGATTCATGATCACCGGAGTGCCCTCACGGAAGTGTTCCCCGATGGTACGGGCCTCGTTGTACGTCCTGGGGTGCAGCGTCGTGATCCGGTAGGGCTCGCGCTCGGACACGACCTTGGGCATGATCACCGGTGCGTTCTTCTCCATGTTCGGACGTTCAGGTGTGATGGATGCCACGGGTGCGATCCGGGCGGGTCGCTCACGCTCCGCAGGGATCTGGACCGGCTCCCGCTGCGCCGGCGGCTGGACCGCGCGGACCGGTTCGTCGCGCTCCCGGTCCCGCTCCACCTGATGCGCGGGCTGGTGCCGGCGCCGGTCGCGCTCGGGCTCCGGCTCGGGTTCGAATTCGTCGTCGGGGTCGAACCCCGGGCCGTCGTACCCATCGTCCTCCACGAGGCCGAGGTAGACCGCCATCTTGCGCATCGCGCCGGCCATGCTCTGAGTCCTCCGCTCTGTGGTGGATCGGCATCTGTCACCAAGTGCCCGCGATCCACTCCGGCCTGCCCGCCCTGGGCGGTAATGACCATATTTTCTGCTGTGGTCCGACTTCTTGGCGACGTTACCCGAGCCCGGGTCGGACTCCGAGTACCGCAGTACCGACGCGCACATGTGTCGCTCCGGCCGCGATCGCATCCTCGAGGTCCGCACTCATCCCTGCAGAGACCATGTTCGCAGCCGGATGGTTCCCGCGCAGCCGGGATGAGAATTCCATCAGCCGGTCGAACGCGGCCCGTTGCCGCCCGGCGAAGGGCCCGGCGAGCGGCGCGACGGTCATCAGTCCGTCCAGCCGGAGCCCGGGCGCGGCGGCGACCGCGTCCGCCAACTCCTCGATCCCGTCGGGCGCGACGCCCCCGCGGGCCCCCCGCTCGCCGCTCTCCGCGTCGAGCGCGACCTGGAGGAGACAGCCGAGTTCGCGCTCGCGGCGCCCGGCCGCCGCCGAGAGGGCGGTGACGAGCTTCGTACGGTCCACGGACTGCACGACATCGGCATAACCGGCCACGGAACGGACCTTGTTGGTCTGCAACTGACCGACAAAGTGCCAGGAGAGAGACAGATCTGCGCATTCCGCAGCCTTGGGGGCGGCGTCCTGGTCGCGGTTCTCCGCGACCTGACGCACACCGAGTCCGTGCAGAATCCGCACATCGCTCGCGGGGTAGGTCTTGGTGACCACGATCAGGGTCACCTCCTCCCGCTTGCGACCGGCCGCGACGCAGGCCGAGGCGATCCGTTCCTCCACCCGCGCCAGATTCGCTGCGAGTTGTTCCTTGCGTTCCGTCATGCCCTATCAGTCCAGCCAGACATATCCGGCGAGCCGCCCGGTGGTGCGGTCGCGTCGGTACGAGAAGTGGTCGCCCGATTCCAGGGTGCAGAAGGGCGACGCCTGCCGGTCGGTGACGCCGAGCTCCGCGAGCTGGGCGTGCACCCCGCCGGTGACGTCCACCGCGGGGGTGCCCCAGCTGGTTTCGGACCAGGTGCCCGGCACGCTCGCGGCGACCTCGTCCCGCATCACCGCCGGCACCTCGTAGCACCGCCCGCAGACGGCCGGCCCGGTCCGGGCGGTGATCCGGGAGACCTCCGCGCCCAGCCGGACCATGGCCTCGACCGCGGCCGGCACGACCCCGGCGACCAGCCCCGGCCGCCCGGCGT
Proteins encoded in this window:
- a CDS encoding YggS family pyridoxal phosphate-dependent enzyme, whose protein sequence is MTERKEQLAANLARVEERIASACVAAGRKREEVTLIVVTKTYPASDVRILHGLGVRQVAENRDQDAAPKAAECADLSLSWHFVGQLQTNKVRSVAGYADVVQSVDRTKLVTALSAAAGRRERELGCLLQVALDAESGERGARGGVAPDGIEELADAVAAAPGLRLDGLMTVAPLAGPFAGRQRAAFDRLMEFSSRLRGNHPAANMVSAGMSADLEDAIAAGATHVRVGTAVLGVRPGLG
- a CDS encoding cell division protein SepF; this encodes MAGAMRKMAVYLGLVEDDGYDGPGFDPDDEFEPEPEPERDRRRHQPAHQVERDRERDEPVRAVQPPAQREPVQIPAERERPARIAPVASITPERPNMEKNAPVIMPKVVSEREPYRITTLHPRTYNEARTIGEHFREGTPVIMNLTEMDDTDAKRLVDFAAGLVFGLHGSIERVTQKVFLLSPANVDVTAEDKARIAEGGFFNQS
- a CDS encoding YggT family protein; this translates as MGVAQSVVYIALMCFLIVLIFRLVMDYVFQFARSWQPGKPMVVVLETTYTVTDPPLKLLRRFIPPLRLGGVALDLSFFVLMIIVSILISIVVRL
- the ileS gene encoding isoleucine--tRNA ligase, encoding MTSPQYRQVPAQVDLPALEHAVLDFWRENKVFNKSLDQSEGRPEWVFYEGPPTANGMPGAHHIEARVFKDVFPRFRTMQGYHVGRKAGWDCHGLPVELAVEKELGFNGKKDIEAYGIAEFNAKCRESVTRHTDAFAELTTRMGYWVDLDDAYRTMDPEYVESVWWSLKEIFNKGLLVQDHRVAPWCPRCGTGLSDHELAQGYETVVDPSVFVRFPLTSGPLAGEAALLVWTTTPWTLVSNTAVAAHPDVTYVVATNGEEKLVVAQPLVEKALGEGWELTGQSFTGREMERWTYERPFALLDFPAPAHYVVNAEYVTTEDGTGLVHQSPAFGADDLLVCKAYGLPVVNPVRPDGTFEEDLPLVGGVFFKKADEALTEDLKDRGLLFRHVPYEHSYPHCWRCHTALLYYAQPSWYIRTTAVKERLLQENEKTNWFPDSVKHGRFGDWLTNNVDWALSRNRYWGTPLPIWRCEEGHLTCVGSRAELGELSGTDLSGLDPHRPFIDDVTFACTHEGCGLEARRVPEVIDAWYDSGSMPFAQWGYPYKNKEIFESRYPAQFISEAIDQTRGWFYTLMAVGTLVFDKSSYENVVCLGHILAEDGRKMSKHLGNILQPIPLMDQHGADAVRWFMAAGGSPWAARRVGHGTIQEVVRKTLLTYWNTVAFQALYARTSSWAPSAADPAPAERTVLDRWLLGELNTLVDQVTQALEGYDTQRAGKLLSAFVDDLSNWYVRRSRRRFWQGDKAALRTLHEVVETVTRLMAPLTPFITERVWQDLVVPVTPDAPESVHLSSWPKADPAATDPALSVQMALVRRLVELGRATRAESGVKTRQPLSRALVAASGFEALSAELRAQITEELNVSSLASLSEVGGSLVDTTAKANFRALGKRFGKGVQAVAKAVANADAAALSLALREGTASVEVDGETVTLSPDEVIITETPREGWSVASDSGATVALDLEITPELRRAGLARDAIRLIQEARKNSGLDVADRIAVRWTSTSPATTEALTEHATLIADEVLALDYAESAPDTTYGPPFEDEGLSLTFHLRKA
- a CDS encoding DivIVA domain-containing protein; translation: MPLTPEDVRNKQFTTVRLREGYDEDEVDAFLDEVESELTRLLRENEDLRAKLAAATRAAAQNQQQGMRKPPEQQDRPGAPVPAAISGPPVQQQPPQMGPPQLPGGAPQLPAGPSGHGPQGPHGPGPQGPHGPGPMQGGPMGGPMGGPMGGHNPQQQMQQMQPPPQMQQQGPGGDSAARVLSLAQQTADQAIAEARSEANKIVGEARSRAEGLERDARAKADALERDAQEKHRVAMGSLESARATLERKVEDLRGFEREYRTRLKSYLESQLRQLETQADDSLAPPRTPAAASLPPSPSLAPAGAGAMGHTMGGNHGGQPMGGGNPSMGGAPSYGGQQQMSPAMTQPMAPVRPQAPQPMQQAPSPMRGFLIDEDDN